A genomic segment from Geitlerinema sp. PCC 7407 encodes:
- a CDS encoding CBS domain-containing protein, producing MDLVLCHTTADFDALGAAVGMTRLLPGARIVLTGGCHPAVRDFLALHRDEYSLIERRSVNPQRIRSITVVDAQRRDRLGKAAEWLDLPHLKAVTLYDHHLTAECDIPATETQIAAVGATTTLVVEQLQAAEVTLTVPEATVLALGIHVDTGSLTFGQATARDARALAWLMDQGASLGAIADYVEPGFSPQLQDLLAVALDTLHTETVQGTVLSWVLLPTESYVPGLSSLASQLMELTESEVLLLGAHYPVGDDSDEERLNLIGRSRLDDLDLSSLMESLGGGGHPRAATATLRGVDPQATLDGLVATLRERIPDPPTARELMSSPVRTIRPDTTIGEAQRILLRYGHSGLSVVNADDQLVGIISRRDLDIALHHGFSHAPVKGYMKSQVKTIKPETLLPEVEELMVTYDIGRLPVVENGQLVGIVTRTDVLRQLHQQRPSEQDALEGLTRRRPWCDLSLEMLRDRLAPALWAVLMAAASAAERRGWHLYLVGGAVRDLLLADSEDTLLISDIDLVVDGFHRSLTEAAGVELAREMQVQYPNGRLQVHGRFQTAALLWHRDPDLDSLWIDIATARTEFYPYPAANPEVEASSIRQDLYRRDFTINALAVRLTQPRAGELLDFFGGFLDLQAAQIRVLHANSFIEDPTRIYRAVRFAVRLGFRIEPETEGFIRYAIESGVYHRSQDENALVPALGTRLKSELKYILQAPYWRLALKLLADLGALRCIHGDLELTTELWRQLCLVNRGLERFDAAQSLEHWQMLLEMMLAYLPGGDRVRVAEQFQLPVDSIDRLGQLAAREAAVRQGLLTCDRPSEMAQQLQRYDVPTLILIGARGDRPLRRVVWRYLSRWREAKPPLDGNDLKALGYKPGRQFKQMLEQLLAAFLDGQVGDRAAAEAFLATHFPQKL from the coding sequence ATGGATTTGGTGCTGTGTCATACGACAGCGGACTTTGACGCTCTGGGGGCGGCGGTGGGGATGACGCGCCTGCTGCCGGGAGCGCGCATTGTGCTAACGGGCGGCTGCCATCCGGCTGTGCGGGACTTTTTGGCGCTGCACCGGGACGAGTATTCCCTCATCGAGCGGCGATCGGTGAATCCCCAGCGCATTCGCTCGATCACCGTGGTGGACGCCCAGCGGCGCGATCGCCTGGGTAAGGCGGCGGAGTGGCTGGACTTGCCCCACCTCAAGGCAGTAACTCTGTACGATCACCACCTCACTGCGGAGTGCGACATTCCGGCTACCGAAACCCAGATCGCGGCGGTGGGAGCAACGACGACCCTGGTGGTGGAGCAGCTCCAGGCGGCGGAGGTGACGCTGACGGTGCCGGAGGCCACGGTGCTGGCCTTGGGAATTCATGTGGATACGGGGTCGCTGACCTTTGGGCAGGCGACGGCGCGGGATGCTCGGGCGCTGGCGTGGCTGATGGATCAGGGCGCGAGTTTGGGGGCGATCGCCGACTACGTGGAGCCGGGCTTTTCGCCCCAGCTCCAGGATCTGCTGGCGGTGGCTCTGGACACGCTGCACACTGAGACCGTCCAGGGGACCGTGCTGTCCTGGGTCTTGCTGCCTACGGAGTCCTATGTGCCGGGATTGTCGAGCCTGGCCTCCCAGCTGATGGAGCTGACCGAGAGCGAAGTGCTGCTGCTGGGGGCGCACTATCCCGTGGGGGATGACTCTGACGAGGAGCGGCTCAATCTCATTGGGCGATCGCGCCTAGACGATCTGGACCTGAGCTCGCTGATGGAGTCCCTGGGCGGGGGTGGCCACCCCCGGGCTGCCACGGCGACTCTGCGGGGCGTCGATCCCCAGGCCACCCTCGATGGGCTGGTGGCGACGCTGCGCGAGCGGATTCCCGATCCGCCGACCGCGCGCGAGCTGATGTCGTCTCCTGTGCGCACCATTCGCCCAGACACAACGATCGGCGAAGCCCAGCGCATTCTGCTGCGCTACGGCCATTCGGGCCTGTCGGTGGTCAATGCCGACGATCAGCTGGTGGGCATTATTTCCCGCCGGGATCTCGACATCGCGCTGCACCACGGCTTTAGCCATGCGCCGGTCAAGGGCTACATGAAGTCCCAGGTCAAAACCATCAAGCCGGAAACGCTGCTGCCAGAGGTTGAGGAGCTGATGGTGACCTACGACATTGGTCGCCTGCCGGTGGTCGAAAACGGTCAGCTGGTGGGCATCGTGACGCGGACCGATGTGCTGCGCCAGCTTCATCAGCAGCGCCCCTCGGAGCAGGATGCTCTGGAGGGCCTGACGCGCCGCCGTCCCTGGTGCGACTTGTCCCTGGAGATGCTGCGCGATCGCCTGGCACCGGCCCTGTGGGCGGTGCTCATGGCGGCGGCATCGGCTGCGGAGCGCCGGGGCTGGCACCTGTACCTGGTGGGTGGTGCGGTGCGGGATCTGCTGCTGGCTGACTCCGAAGACACCCTACTGATCAGCGATATCGACTTGGTGGTGGACGGATTTCATCGATCGCTGACGGAGGCGGCGGGTGTGGAGCTGGCGCGGGAAATGCAGGTGCAGTATCCCAATGGCCGTTTGCAGGTGCACGGTCGCTTCCAGACGGCGGCCCTGTTGTGGCACCGCGATCCGGACCTCGATTCGCTGTGGATCGACATTGCGACGGCTCGCACTGAGTTTTATCCCTACCCGGCGGCCAATCCTGAGGTGGAGGCGAGCTCGATTCGCCAAGACCTGTACCGGCGAGACTTTACGATCAATGCGCTGGCGGTGCGCCTGACGCAGCCTCGGGCAGGGGAGCTGCTGGACTTTTTTGGGGGCTTTTTGGACTTGCAGGCGGCGCAAATTCGGGTGCTCCACGCCAACAGCTTCATCGAAGACCCGACGCGGATCTATCGAGCGGTGCGGTTTGCGGTGCGTCTGGGCTTCCGCATCGAGCCGGAAACGGAGGGGTTTATTCGCTACGCCATCGAGAGCGGCGTTTATCACCGGTCCCAGGATGAAAATGCCTTGGTCCCGGCCCTGGGGACGCGCCTGAAAAGCGAGCTGAAGTATATCTTGCAGGCGCCGTACTGGCGGCTGGCTCTCAAGCTGCTGGCGGATCTGGGGGCGCTGCGCTGCATCCACGGGGATCTGGAGCTGACGACGGAGCTGTGGCGGCAGCTGTGCTTGGTGAATCGGGGCCTAGAGCGCTTTGATGCGGCCCAAAGCCTGGAGCACTGGCAAATGCTGCTGGAAATGATGCTGGCCTATTTGCCGGGGGGCGATCGCGTGCGGGTGGCGGAGCAGTTTCAGCTGCCGGTGGACAGCATCGATCGCTTGGGCCAGCTGGCGGCGCGGGAGGCGGCGGTGCGCCAAGGCTTGCTGACCTGCGATCGCCCGAGTGAAATGGCTCAGCAGCTACAGCGCTACGATGTGCCGACCCTGATTTTGATTGGGGCAAGGGGCGATCGCCCCTTGCGTCGGGTGGTGTGGCGCTACCTCAGCCGCTGGCGGGAGGCCAAGCCGCCCCTAGATGGCAACGATCTCAAGGCACTCGGCTACAAGCCAGGGCGTCAATTTAAGCAGATGCTAGAGCAGCTCCTTGCGGCGTTTTTGGATGGCCAAGTGGGCGATCGCGCGGCGGCAGAGGCCTTTTTGGCTACCCATTTTCCCCAAAAACTTTGA
- a CDS encoding endonuclease MutS2, with translation MIASETLDLLEWPRLCQHLATFASTKLGTVAARHWQPAASLEESQRLLAQTEEVYRLESRQTSGLPFDGIMDIGPSLERAERQGVLSGEELLAIATTLAGARNLRRVIDDQADMPVLTELVSELRTYPEIEQSIHFCIDDRGEVMDRASPKLAEIREKQRSQREEVRQTLFRIMQRQSQAMQESVITQRGDRFVIPVKASHKDAIPGIVHDTSTSGATLYVEPHTVVERNNRLRQLQRQEQAEEAVILGRLTAEIAEVLPTLERLLAIVTTLDLAAARARYSFWLGGNVPRFVQRTAGEVVTLRSLRHPLLVWQQQHEQGSAVVPIDLMIQPQLRVVAITGPNTGGKTVTLKTLGLAALMAKAGLYVAAREPVEIPWFDQILADIGDEQSLQQSLSTFSGHIRRIVRILDRVTPDSLVLLDEVGAGTDPTEGSALAIALLQTLADAAQLTVATTHFGELKALKYQDDRFENASVEFDDVSLSPTYRLLWGIPGRSNALTIARRLGLSDSVVAQAQQRVGGSASEEVNQVIAGLEAQRRRQEDKATEAAKILVQAEQLHAEVARKAGLLKQREQALQQEQERAVQEAIAQARREIAQVIKQLQRGPTAQGAQQATQNLNAIATRQLPSQQAAPKPKPGFQPQVGDRVRIPRLGQTAEVLTAPDEDGEMTVRFGLMKMTVALEDVESLQGEKPERPPKPPKAVAEMPPPPPAPAIRTSRNTVDVRGKRVAEAETVLEGAIAEADGPLWIIHGHGTGKLRQGIHAFLQQHPQVSRFEPAEQADGGTGVTVVHVH, from the coding sequence TTGATTGCATCTGAAACCCTTGATCTCCTGGAATGGCCCCGTCTGTGCCAGCACCTGGCAACCTTTGCGTCAACCAAGCTGGGCACGGTGGCAGCGCGCCATTGGCAGCCAGCGGCCAGCCTCGAAGAGAGCCAGCGACTGCTGGCCCAAACCGAGGAGGTCTATCGCCTAGAAAGTCGCCAAACCAGCGGCTTGCCCTTTGACGGGATTATGGATATCGGGCCGTCCCTTGAGCGGGCTGAGCGCCAGGGCGTGCTGTCGGGGGAGGAGCTGCTGGCCATCGCGACGACCCTGGCCGGGGCCAGAAACCTGCGCCGGGTGATCGACGACCAAGCCGACATGCCGGTGCTGACGGAGCTGGTTTCAGAGCTGCGCACCTATCCCGAAATCGAGCAGAGCATTCACTTTTGTATTGACGATCGCGGCGAAGTGATGGACCGGGCCAGCCCCAAGCTGGCGGAGATTCGCGAGAAGCAGCGCAGCCAGCGCGAGGAAGTGCGCCAGACCCTGTTTCGGATCATGCAGCGCCAGTCCCAGGCTATGCAGGAGTCGGTGATCACCCAGCGGGGCGATCGCTTCGTGATTCCGGTCAAGGCCTCCCACAAAGACGCCATTCCCGGCATTGTCCACGACACCTCCACCAGCGGCGCGACCCTCTACGTCGAGCCCCACACGGTGGTCGAGCGCAACAACCGCCTGCGCCAGCTCCAGCGCCAGGAGCAAGCCGAAGAAGCGGTGATCTTGGGCCGACTGACCGCCGAAATCGCGGAGGTGCTGCCGACCCTAGAGCGCCTGTTGGCCATTGTCACCACGCTGGACCTGGCAGCGGCCCGCGCCCGCTACAGCTTCTGGCTGGGCGGCAACGTGCCCCGCTTTGTCCAGCGAACGGCGGGAGAGGTGGTGACGCTGCGATCGCTGCGCCATCCCCTGCTGGTGTGGCAGCAGCAGCACGAGCAGGGCAGCGCCGTTGTCCCCATTGATCTGATGATCCAGCCCCAGCTCCGGGTGGTGGCCATCACCGGACCCAACACGGGCGGCAAAACCGTCACCCTGAAAACCCTGGGCCTAGCGGCCCTCATGGCCAAGGCAGGGCTGTATGTGGCGGCCCGAGAACCGGTGGAAATTCCCTGGTTTGACCAGATTTTGGCCGATATTGGCGATGAGCAGTCCCTTCAGCAGAGCTTGTCGACTTTTTCGGGGCATATTCGCCGAATCGTTCGCATTTTGGACCGTGTGACCCCGGACTCTTTGGTCCTCCTCGACGAAGTGGGTGCGGGGACCGATCCCACCGAAGGCAGCGCCTTGGCCATTGCCCTGCTGCAAACCCTGGCGGACGCGGCCCAGCTGACGGTGGCCACGACCCACTTTGGCGAGCTGAAGGCCCTCAAGTACCAGGACGATCGCTTCGAAAACGCGTCGGTGGAGTTTGACGACGTCAGCCTGTCGCCCACCTACCGCCTGCTGTGGGGTATTCCGGGCCGATCGAATGCCTTGACCATCGCGCGGCGACTGGGGCTATCGGACTCGGTGGTGGCCCAGGCCCAGCAGCGGGTCGGCGGCAGTGCCTCCGAAGAGGTCAATCAGGTGATTGCGGGCCTAGAGGCGCAGCGCCGTCGCCAGGAAGACAAAGCGACAGAAGCGGCAAAAATTTTGGTGCAGGCGGAGCAGCTCCATGCGGAGGTGGCGCGCAAGGCGGGCCTGCTGAAGCAGCGGGAGCAGGCTTTGCAGCAGGAGCAGGAGCGGGCGGTCCAAGAGGCGATCGCCCAGGCCCGCCGCGAAATTGCCCAGGTGATCAAGCAGCTCCAGCGGGGACCCACCGCCCAGGGCGCTCAGCAGGCGACCCAAAACCTCAACGCGATCGCCACGCGCCAGCTGCCCTCTCAGCAAGCGGCCCCCAAACCCAAGCCGGGCTTTCAGCCCCAGGTGGGCGATCGCGTGCGCATTCCCCGTTTGGGCCAGACCGCCGAGGTCCTAACCGCCCCCGACGAAGACGGCGAGATGACCGTCCGCTTTGGCCTGATGAAAATGACGGTCGCCCTAGAAGACGTTGAGTCGCTGCAAGGGGAGAAGCCCGAGCGTCCGCCCAAGCCCCCCAAGGCTGTGGCCGAGATGCCGCCGCCGCCGCCAGCGCCTGCCATTCGGACCTCCCGCAATACGGTGGATGTGCGCGGCAAGCGAGTGGCCGAAGCTGAAACTGTCCTAGAAGGGGCGATCGCCGAAGCCGACGGGCCGCTGTGGATCATCCACGGCCACGGCACCGGCAAACTGCGCCAAGGCATCCATGCTTTCTTGCAGCAGCATCCCCAGGTCAGCCGCTTTGAGCCCGCCGAGCAGGCCGATGGCGGCACCGGCGTAACGGTGGTCCACGTGCACTAG
- a CDS encoding cytochrome P450, translating to MTATNNVKPVPPGSFGLPVIGESLAFVTDGKFAQKRHQKYGDVFKTQIFGQPTVVLKGADANRFVLTQENQSFEVTWPTSTRRLLGNASLALQHGAEHQSRRKILYQAFQPRALASYAETMLAITQRYVRAWTQTGELTWYPELRKYTFDVACKLLVGVDNASQTRLCDDFETWCAGLFMLPIELPWTRFGKAMKARSQMMVELERLIRQRQQMPASQTDALGLLLSAEDENGDRLGLEELKEQVLLLLFAGHETLTSAIASFCLLMAQYPEVFAKVRAEQESLGVDLPLTFENLKQMTYLEQVLKEVLRLIPPVGGGFRRVLKACEFQGYQIPEGWTVLYQIGSTHSDGQLYPNPDQFDPERFGSEAGSPAFGGYVPFGAGLRECLGKEFARLEMKLFAALLAREYTWELLPNQDLSLAAVPTPHPQDGLKVRFGRR from the coding sequence ATGACTGCAACCAACAATGTGAAACCCGTTCCGCCTGGCTCCTTCGGCTTGCCTGTCATTGGTGAGTCGCTGGCCTTTGTCACAGACGGCAAGTTTGCCCAAAAGCGCCATCAAAAGTATGGAGATGTGTTCAAGACGCAGATTTTTGGGCAGCCGACGGTGGTGCTGAAGGGCGCTGACGCCAACCGTTTCGTGCTGACCCAGGAAAATCAGAGCTTTGAGGTGACGTGGCCGACGAGCACGCGGCGCCTGCTGGGCAATGCGTCTTTGGCGTTGCAGCATGGCGCGGAGCACCAGAGCCGCCGCAAGATTCTCTATCAGGCTTTCCAGCCGCGGGCGCTGGCGAGCTACGCCGAGACGATGCTGGCGATTACCCAGCGCTATGTCCGGGCCTGGACCCAGACGGGGGAGCTGACCTGGTACCCTGAGCTGCGCAAGTACACCTTTGATGTGGCGTGCAAGCTGCTGGTGGGGGTGGACAATGCGTCCCAAACCCGACTCTGCGATGACTTTGAGACGTGGTGCGCGGGGCTGTTTATGCTGCCCATTGAGCTGCCGTGGACGCGATTTGGCAAGGCGATGAAGGCGCGATCGCAGATGATGGTGGAGCTGGAGCGGCTGATTCGGCAGCGCCAGCAGATGCCCGCGTCTCAGACCGATGCGCTGGGGCTGCTGCTGTCGGCGGAGGACGAAAACGGCGATCGCCTGGGCCTCGAAGAGCTCAAGGAGCAGGTGCTGCTGCTGCTGTTTGCGGGCCATGAAACCCTCACCTCGGCGATCGCCTCCTTTTGCTTGCTGATGGCGCAGTATCCGGAGGTCTTCGCCAAGGTGCGCGCCGAGCAGGAGAGCCTCGGCGTGGACCTGCCCTTGACCTTCGAGAACCTCAAGCAGATGACCTACCTGGAGCAGGTGCTCAAGGAAGTGCTGCGCCTGATTCCCCCGGTGGGCGGTGGCTTCCGGCGGGTGCTCAAAGCCTGCGAGTTTCAGGGCTACCAAATCCCGGAAGGCTGGACGGTGCTCTACCAAATCGGCAGCACCCACAGCGACGGTCAGCTGTATCCCAACCCCGATCAGTTTGATCCAGAGCGCTTTGGCTCAGAAGCGGGCAGTCCGGCCTTTGGCGGCTATGTGCCCTTTGGGGCGGGTCTGCGAGAGTGCCTGGGCAAAGAGTTTGCGCGCCTCGAAATGAAGCTGTTTGCGGCGCTGCTGGCCCGCGAGTACACCTGGGAACTGCTGCCCAATCAGGATCTGTCTCTGGCGGCAGTGCCAACGCCCCATCCCCAAGATGGTCTGAAGGTTCGCTTTGGGCGTCGCTAG
- a CDS encoding protein kinase domain-containing protein: MTLASEAVLQNGKYTLGAVQQAGSLLVVYQSLLGNQPVLVKALADPVPSKPSSERDRQRFLDLGRRLIQLPHRHLEPLVDCFEEQDRAFWVTLFVPGASIVERVKQAPLEESEALQGIRSVAQAVAVLHQGGLRHGGVQPQRLVQRWGTPNLILVDPGLGALLGPSAVTSGWLDPVYAAPEVQQSQSALTAATDIYSLAATLFALLTGKKPPIADQLRFEGLSLPLLRRLCPTLSPPVEQAIAWGLQREPAQRPQKVDQWLQALKDSGAIALPSLPPSSAPKPPSSPALPRAAAVSLPTVPRGATPPPTPQPAMAPPPAQPAPAAARPASPSAPLTPAPSPQPSVGTPSKVTSTSSPPGDRALPRALLLTALFATVGGASLGWLWRSGAIAEGILSRPSFLRQEQTFPRRDQWPISESAEDEDLPPPAELPADTWSEEPYEAPIEPPPTYEEWQPAEPDPYEAPAYEEPAYEAEPAPADPAPAPEPVDPEPAPVYEPPVQEAPPPAPPAPEPAPEPEPLPMPEPELPPLPPPEPPASSQMEAPPPPMS; this comes from the coding sequence ATGACCCTTGCGTCGGAAGCGGTCTTGCAAAATGGCAAATACACCCTCGGTGCGGTGCAGCAGGCGGGCAGTTTGCTGGTCGTCTACCAAAGCCTGCTGGGAAATCAGCCGGTGTTGGTCAAGGCGCTGGCCGATCCGGTGCCGTCAAAGCCCAGTTCTGAGCGCGATCGCCAGCGTTTTTTGGATCTCGGGCGTCGCCTGATCCAGCTGCCCCATCGCCACCTCGAGCCCCTGGTTGACTGCTTTGAAGAGCAGGATCGCGCCTTTTGGGTGACGCTATTTGTGCCGGGAGCCTCGATTGTCGAGCGCGTGAAACAGGCTCCCCTGGAAGAATCGGAGGCGCTGCAAGGAATTCGGTCGGTGGCGCAAGCCGTGGCTGTGCTGCACCAAGGCGGCCTGCGCCACGGCGGCGTGCAGCCTCAGCGTCTGGTCCAGCGGTGGGGAACGCCGAATCTAATCTTGGTTGATCCCGGTTTGGGCGCGCTGCTCGGCCCCAGCGCTGTCACTTCGGGCTGGCTTGATCCGGTCTATGCGGCGCCCGAGGTCCAGCAATCCCAGAGCGCTCTGACAGCAGCGACGGATATCTATAGTCTGGCCGCCACGCTGTTTGCGCTGCTAACGGGGAAAAAACCGCCGATCGCTGATCAATTGCGCTTTGAGGGGCTGTCGCTGCCGCTGCTGCGTCGCCTGTGTCCGACGCTAAGCCCCCCGGTGGAGCAGGCGATCGCCTGGGGCCTCCAGAGAGAACCGGCCCAGCGGCCGCAAAAAGTTGACCAGTGGCTCCAGGCCCTAAAAGACTCGGGGGCGATCGCCCTCCCCAGCCTTCCACCCTCCTCCGCTCCGAAGCCGCCGTCTTCTCCAGCCTTGCCCAGGGCTGCCGCAGTCAGCCTGCCGACGGTGCCCCGAGGAGCCACGCCCCCGCCAACCCCCCAGCCAGCCATGGCCCCGCCCCCTGCGCAGCCTGCCCCCGCGGCGGCCCGCCCAGCTTCCCCGTCTGCTCCCTTGACCCCCGCTCCCTCTCCCCAACCCTCGGTAGGAACACCCTCCAAAGTGACCTCAACGTCTTCTCCCCCGGGCGATCGCGCCCTTCCCCGCGCGCTCTTGCTAACGGCCCTGTTTGCGACGGTGGGCGGGGCAAGCCTCGGCTGGCTCTGGCGCTCCGGCGCGATCGCCGAGGGCATCCTGAGTCGACCGTCCTTCTTGCGCCAAGAGCAAACCTTCCCCCGGCGTGACCAGTGGCCCATCTCAGAGTCAGCGGAGGACGAAGACCTGCCGCCTCCGGCCGAGCTGCCAGCAGACACCTGGAGCGAAGAGCCCTACGAAGCGCCCATCGAGCCGCCGCCCACCTACGAAGAGTGGCAGCCTGCTGAGCCAGACCCCTATGAGGCACCGGCCTATGAGGAGCCGGCCTATGAGGCAGAGCCTGCTCCGGCTGACCCCGCTCCCGCGCCAGAGCCCGTCGATCCAGAACCCGCCCCCGTATACGAGCCGCCGGTGCAGGAGGCCCCGCCCCCCGCGCCCCCGGCCCCTGAGCCCGCGCCGGAGCCGGAGCCCTTGCCAATGCCCGAACCGGAGCTGCCGCCCCTGCCGCCGCCAGAGCCACCCGCCTCCTCCCAAATGGAAGCGCCGCCGCCCCCCATGTCCTAG
- a CDS encoding DUF3038 domain-containing protein: MRSTVKSPPSNRSWEELPLISQPDPVQLDNIKAQLDLVLLALEALTGITSEAILQAANDLDLAAVVADRVALWRLRQSSPLRKGQGGRKKLDVEEARALVLIICHLAKQHQELIRRAVVLLEQMTAEDREPHQASLLGDYLDAFSNTYQERMEDGEEVSPDSLTPLALKLLIDLLFYSAPSGPRRLWLALIDRSTPLARK; the protein is encoded by the coding sequence ATGCGCTCTACAGTCAAGTCGCCCCCCTCAAATCGGAGTTGGGAAGAGCTGCCCCTGATCTCCCAACCAGACCCAGTGCAGTTGGACAACATCAAAGCCCAGCTGGATCTGGTGCTGCTTGCCCTCGAAGCTTTGACGGGCATCACCTCGGAGGCCATCCTCCAGGCAGCGAACGATCTTGATTTGGCGGCGGTGGTGGCTGACCGCGTGGCGCTGTGGCGACTGCGTCAGTCGAGTCCGCTCCGCAAAGGCCAGGGTGGACGCAAAAAATTGGATGTTGAGGAAGCGCGAGCCCTCGTGCTGATCATCTGCCACCTGGCGAAACAGCATCAAGAGCTGATTCGGCGGGCGGTGGTGTTGCTAGAGCAAATGACGGCTGAAGACCGAGAGCCTCACCAGGCTTCTTTGCTGGGTGACTATCTTGATGCCTTCAGCAATACCTATCAAGAGCGCATGGAGGATGGCGAAGAGGTTTCTCCCGATAGTCTGACGCCCCTCGCGCTGAAGCTGCTGATCGATTTGCTCTTTTACAGTGCTCCGAGTGGTCCTCGACGACTTTGGCTGGCCCTGATCGATCGCAGTACTCCCCTTGCCAGGAAATAG
- a CDS encoding DUF4335 domain-containing protein: MILSPSVRRRYTPPTCTLEVAAKDSPLSRWAGRPVLKNLRFQLRFDDPRLPEDQQIVIHGDRAQLEALCDVVSDYVQGLLVQSSLEPEAVPRSLHPALARSPWDESGETISLAPDPEPVASSGSEFFLVDGTLTPRGRAEALGLVLAPQGRLSHQLTLGKLAPSAEQAVVTLSLLQLFDLASALDEYTVDVLAMPTLERPAWVQAPPTWLRTAAVVLVTVGLTTGAVKWVDSINSPVATTASSELNAPTANQGPTDFATPPPPPPGSQQPSIALVPKPPATSGQVLPSPGAAGSGTQAGQPLPSVGVPGTSTTVVPAPQQETVVEDPGASVVTGIPVAPIQGGGAAPAEAPAQTQAESPETAIASAPVEPAPPGAEAGAAKLGGDPLADQNAASSLSLGAAPADGEAAAGMARSAAPQTETAFDTIPQVAEARQYFRQQWSPPEGLSQTLEYRLVLNANGSIQQIVPLGQASETYLDRTAMPLMGEPFVSPVEGDRTPVLRVVLSPNGEVQTFLESP, translated from the coding sequence ATGATTTTGTCCCCCTCAGTTCGGCGACGGTATACTCCCCCGACCTGCACCCTCGAAGTGGCTGCAAAGGACTCGCCGCTCTCACGCTGGGCTGGGAGACCGGTCTTGAAAAACCTGCGGTTTCAGTTGCGCTTTGATGACCCGCGCCTGCCGGAGGATCAGCAGATTGTCATTCACGGCGATCGCGCTCAGCTAGAGGCTCTGTGTGACGTCGTTTCAGATTATGTCCAGGGCCTGCTCGTTCAGTCGTCCCTCGAACCGGAGGCGGTCCCGCGCTCTCTTCATCCTGCCTTAGCGCGATCGCCCTGGGACGAGTCCGGAGAAACCATTTCCCTAGCGCCAGACCCCGAACCCGTTGCCAGTAGCGGCTCGGAATTCTTTTTGGTAGACGGCACCTTGACGCCGCGCGGCCGCGCCGAAGCGCTGGGCCTGGTCCTGGCGCCCCAGGGCCGGCTGTCCCACCAGTTGACCCTGGGGAAGCTGGCCCCGAGCGCTGAGCAAGCGGTCGTCACCCTGAGTTTGTTGCAGCTTTTTGACCTCGCCTCGGCCCTCGATGAATACACTGTGGATGTGTTGGCGATGCCGACCCTGGAGCGGCCCGCTTGGGTCCAGGCACCGCCGACGTGGCTGCGCACAGCGGCTGTGGTGCTGGTGACGGTGGGGCTGACCACCGGCGCGGTGAAGTGGGTGGACTCTATCAACAGTCCCGTCGCGACGACGGCTAGCTCGGAGCTAAATGCTCCCACGGCCAATCAAGGGCCTACGGACTTTGCAACGCCCCCGCCGCCTCCGCCTGGATCCCAGCAGCCCTCCATTGCCCTGGTGCCCAAGCCGCCAGCGACCTCGGGACAAGTTTTGCCGTCTCCGGGCGCTGCTGGGAGCGGCACCCAAGCAGGCCAGCCACTGCCCTCGGTAGGGGTCCCGGGTACCTCAACCACCGTAGTTCCGGCCCCTCAACAAGAGACAGTTGTAGAAGATCCCGGCGCGTCGGTGGTGACGGGAATCCCGGTGGCGCCGATTCAAGGGGGCGGGGCTGCTCCTGCGGAGGCACCGGCCCAGACCCAGGCTGAATCTCCCGAAACGGCGATCGCGTCAGCGCCGGTAGAGCCCGCTCCTCCCGGGGCGGAGGCGGGAGCTGCGAAGCTGGGCGGCGATCCGCTAGCGGACCAAAACGCAGCATCGTCGCTGTCGCTGGGAGCAGCCCCTGCGGACGGAGAAGCCGCCGCAGGCATGGCTCGGTCCGCAGCCCCTCAAACCGAAACGGCCTTTGATACCATTCCCCAGGTGGCGGAGGCGCGGCAGTATTTCCGGCAGCAGTGGAGCCCGCCTGAGGGCCTGAGCCAGACGCTGGAGTATCGGCTGGTGCTGAACGCCAACGGCTCCATTCAGCAGATTGTGCCCCTGGGGCAGGCGTCGGAAACCTATCTCGATCGCACGGCGATGCCGCTGATGGGAGAGCCTTTTGTGTCGCCGGTGGAGGGCGATCGCACGCCGGTGCTGCGGGTGGTCCTGAGTCCCAACGGCGAAGTGCAAACCTTCCTCGAAAGTCCATAA